From the Nerophis ophidion isolate RoL-2023_Sa linkage group LG18, RoL_Noph_v1.0, whole genome shotgun sequence genome, one window contains:
- the LOC133537117 gene encoding proline-rich protein 36-like gives MSWKGMFSSNISKEEFSRRLDTLFPPLETVPQSAGSVWHPILEGGDSTGGCAGVAAQWHPDRLPPAKLIPPVFRFSQPQPPVPWLASELAPVPWLATELAPVPRLASELAPVPRLAPELAPAPQLASELASVPELAPELAPAPQLAPELATVPELASELAAVPELAVVSELASELTAVPELAPELVPAPRLNPSFPPAPWLAPVSPPAPRLASTSAPRPVAPTSVHRPAPQLPSSSLALTSAASTPQMTSAAFTPPSSYASTLQTSPPRFWRDAPWRHSRPPPRLPRWCPLLGCPPRRRQLHSTRRRHQTRPRWIRGHLGWRPTTSSPLRPPLTFVPVLLVFRPVGHLEAVHKKGGTVTVQTPASAARPSVRHSGHAHGRTHPGTSRARPRPAAAASCNQSPANFTPDGNDGAAFIDLDNLPSRAGL, from the coding sequence ATGTCTTGGAAGGGGATGTTCAGTAGCAATATTAGCAAAGAGGAATTTTCTCGTCGCCTGGACACCCTCTTCCCACCCTTAGAGACTGTTCCTCAGTCTGCAGGAAGCGTCTGGCATCCAATTTTGGAGGGGGGGgatagtactggtggctgtgctggtgTGGCGGCGCAGTGGCACCCAGACAGGCTACCCCCTGCCAAACTAATTCCACCTGTCTTCCGCTTTTCTCAGCCACAGCCACCAGTTCCCTGGCTAGCCTCCGAACTAGCACCAGTTCCCTGGCTAGCGACCGAGCTAGCTCCAGTCCCCAGACTAGCCTCTGAGCTGGCACCAGTCCCCAGGTTAGCGCCCGAACTAGCACCAGCCCcacagctagcctccgagctagcgtctgtccccgagctagcccctgagttagcaccagccccacagttagcccccgagctagcgacagtccccgagctagcctccgagctagcggcagTACCCGAGCTAGCGGTAGtctccgagctagcctccgagctaacgGCAGTCCCTGAGCTAGCACCCGAACTAGTGCCAGCCCCAAGGCTGAACCCCTCGTTTCCACCAGCTCCCTGGCTGGCCCCTGTGTctccaccagctcccaggctggccTCGACCTCTGCCCCTCGGCCTGTAGCGCCGACTTCAGTACATCGGCCAGCTCCTCAGCTGCCCTCCTCGTCTTTGGCTTTGAcgtctgctgcttccacgccGCAGATGACGTCCGCTGCCTTCACGCCGCCGTCTTCCTATGCCTCTACGCTTCAGACATCACCTCCTCGTTTCTGGCGAGACGCACCATGGCGTCACTCGCGTCCGCCTCCACGACTTCCAAGATGGTGCCCGTTACTTGGTTGCCCGCCTCGCCGGCGTCAGCTGCATTCTACTCGCCGTCGCCACCagactcgtccccggtggattcggggacacttgggctggcgacccaccaccagttcgcccctccgccctcccttgacttttgttCCTGTGCTCTTGGTGTTTCGACCTGtgggacatctggaagctgtccataagaaggggggtactgttacggttcagacccctgccagcgccgctcgtccatctgtgcgccactcggggcacgcccacgggcgcacacatccaggaacgagccgcgcgcgtccccgccctgcagcagctgccagctgcaatcagtcacctgcaaacttcacacctgatggtaatgacggagctgcctttatagacctggacaacctgccatcacgggccggattatag